The following nucleotide sequence is from Deltaproteobacteria bacterium.
GCGCGCGCTCGACGCGTTCGGCGCCGTACACGTGGTCTGCAACAACGCGGGCGTCGCACACGGCGGCGTGCCGACCTGGGAGAGCACGCTCCACGACTGGGAATGGATCGTCGGAGTGAACCTGATGGGCGTGGTCCACGGCGTGCGCACGTTCACGCCGATCCTGCTCGAGCAGGGCGAGGGCCAGATCGTGAACACCGCGTCGATGGCCGGGCTGATCAGCGGCGCGGGTAACGCGCTCTACGGCGTGACCAAGCACGCGGTCGTCGCGCTCTCGGAGGCGCTCTTCAACGAGCTCGCCGCGCAGGGGAAGCCGGGCGTGCGCGTGTCGGTGCTCTGCCCGGGCTGGATCAACACCAAGATCCTCGAGTCGTCCGAGCGCAACCAGCCCGAGGCCGTGCGCCACCACCTGCCGCAGGACCGCACCAGCCCCGAGGGCGAGATTCGCCGAAAGATGGTCGAGTCGATGCTCGCCAGCGGCCTCGACCCGCGCCGCGTCGGCGATCTGGTGCTCGAGGCGATTCGCGCCGAGCGCTTCTGGATCCTCACCCACCCGCAGTGGAAGTCGATGATCCGCCACCGCGTGGAGAACATCCTCGAGGAGCGCGACCCGACGCCCGCGACCGGGCCGAGGGGCTGAGCTCCCGCGCCTAGTGCTCGTGCTTCGGCAGCGGCTTGGGCGGCGGGAGCGCGGCGAACTCCGGGTGCGTGGGCGAGCCGCGCGTGAGCGCGAGCGCGTAGAGCAGCGGCGGGAAGGGCAGCGTCTTGCGCCCTCCGACCAGAAGCATGGGCGTGCCGTGGATGTCGTTCGCGACCGCCCAGGCGATGTCGTCCTGGAGCTTGCGCTCGGTCTCGGGCGCGCGCAGACAGGCGTCGAGCTCCGCGCGCGGCAACACCCGCGAGGCGATCTCGAGCACGATCGGCTCGGAGAGCTCGCGCTGGCGCCGGAACAGCTCGCCGCTCATCTCGAACGCCCCGGGCCGGCCCTCGGCGCAGATCTGCGCGCGCGCGCTCGTGCAGGGCACGGGGTTGCTCTTTTCGCGCTGGACGCTCGCGTTGCAGGCCGGATCGAGCGGGTAGTAGTGGGGAGCGAGCGAGAAGGCGTCGTGGCCGAAGCGCTGCCGGAGCTGCTCGAGTGTCTGGTGCAGCTGGGCGCAGTGACTGCAGAGTGTGTCGGACCACTCGGTCAGGGCCAGGCGCGCGTTCGGCGGGCCGATCACGGTTCGCGTGGGCGGCGGCGTCAGGACCGGGCTCGCCGCGTAGTCGGCCAGCGTGTCGGAAAGCATCTGGCGCAGCTCCGGGGACGCCTCGCGGATGAAGCGAGCGAGCTCCGCGTCGTCGCTGCCCCCCGCGGGAAGCCGCGCGACCTCGGAGACGGCTCGCGCCCCCGCACCCATCGGGTTCTGCGGCGTGCCCAGTCCGGGCACGAGCAGGACCGCGAACGCGACGACCAGCGCACCGGCGGCCAGCCCCGCTCCGTGTGCCAGATCGGCGCGCAGCGTCTTGCTCACGCCGTAGAAGCACAGCGCCGCGTAGCCGAGCATGAGCAGGTAGGTGAGCCCGCAGGTGGTGCAGAGCGCGCCGAAGCGCAGCGAGATGCCGATCAGCGCCGCCACGCCGAGCGCGCCCGCGACGCCGGTGCAGAGCGTCGCGGCGATCCAGATCTCGGCCGCTCGCCGGCGCGAGAGCCGCGCGCGCGCGACGAGCGGAAGCGCGAACGCGACCAGACCCCAGGCGACGCCCCAGCCCGCGACCGGCAGCCCCGTCCACGCGTGCACGGCGGCCGCGAACGGGGAGTCCCAGACCTCGGCGCAGTGACCGCCGCCGACCGGCGAGCAGAAGATCTCGCCGCCACGCCGTCCGACCACGAGCTGCCACCACTGGAACGCGGCCCAGCCGGCCGACGCCGCGCCGAGCAGTGCCGCCAGCCACAGCGCGCCGGGACGAGCCTCCGTCCGTTCGAGCTTGCGTCGACTCTTCGCCACGCGGCTACGCTAGCGAACTCGTCCGTGGTTTGACGCCCGCCCGAACCGGTGGGAGGCTCCGCGGATGGCCGCACCCACGAAGCTCGGCGAGAAGCAGATCGAGAGCGCCCTGCGGGCGCTGCCGGGCTGGTCGATCCGCGCTGGCAAGCTGCACCGGGAGCTGCGCTTCGCCGACTTCAGCGCGGCGTTCGGGTTCATGACGCGGGTCGCGCTCGAGGCCGAGAAGCGCGATCACCACCCGGAGTGGTCCAACGTCTGGAGCCGCGTCTCGATCGACCTGGTCACGCACGAGTCCGGCGGAATCACCGAACGCGACGTCGCGCTCGCGCAGGTGATCAGCGAGCTCTCGCGAGCCGGGGGCGCGATCTCGTAGCCGCGCGTCACTCCCGCGCAGCGAGCGCTGCGAAGAGCTCGGCGTCGCTCGAGACCCCCAGGATCCCGCGCGCCGCGTTCACGCCCGACGTCACCACGCCGTAGACGCCGCCGCCCGGCTGCGCCCAGTGACCCGCGAGCCAGAGCCCGGGAAGCGGCGTCTCGTTCCCGGGCCGGCCCGGCCCGATCTGGTCCGGGGAGAGCGCCCAGCCGTACATCGCTCCGTCGCTGTTCCGTGTATAGCGCTCCAGCGTGCGCGGCGTGCCGCCCTCGGCGAAGCGGACCGATCCGGCCAGGCCGGGAAAGCGCGAATCCGCGACCTGGATCATCGCGTCCACGCGCGCCGATTTCTCTGCGCGCCAGTCGCGCTGCGCCCCGTAGGGAAGCAGCGTCGTGAGCGTCATCAGGTGCGTGCCCTCGGGCGCGAGCGTAGGATCCGCGAGCGTCGGCACGGTCGCGGTCCACCAGCCCGGCCGGCCCGCGAGCGTCGCTCCGAAGGCGGCCTCGTGGTCGAAGTCCGGGTACACGAACGTCTCGTGCGACGCGCCGAGCCGGGCCAGGTCGAGATCGGTCGCGAGATAGGTGACGAACGCCGAGATCGACGGCGTGAGCCGCGCCAGCGGCCGTCGGAAGCGCGCGGAGAAGTGCTCGGGCCCCACGAGCTCGAAGACCGTCTGGCGCAGATCGGCGTTCGAGACCACCACGGGCGCCGCGACGCGCTGCCCGTTCTCGAGCACGATGCCGGTCGCCCGGCCGCCCTCGACGCTGATGCGCCGCACCGAGCTGCGCAGCAGCACCTCGCCGCCGTCGCGCTCGACCGATCGCGCGAGAGCGCGCGCGAGCCGCTGGAAGCTGCCCCGGCAGTAGTACGCGCCCTCGGCGACGTACGAGAGCAGCATGGTCGCGAAGTAGAGGAACGAGACGCGCTGCGGCGGCAGGCCGAGATACGGCCAGAAAGTCGCGAACGCCGCCTTCGCGCGCGCGTCGTCCAGATGCTCGTCCATGACTCGCGAAAGCGTCGCGCGCCGGTAGCGCAGCAGCGTCGGAAAGCGCCCCGGTCGCTGCATGACCTCGAACGGCGAGGCGAGCTCCGCCGCGCGCCGCGCCTCGCTCTGGATGGAAAGGCACTCCTGGAGCAGGTCGTGAAGCCCCTTGCGCTCGGCGGGGAATACCTGCGCGTGCGAGCGCTCGAACTCGTCGAGGCCGAGCCTGGGCCGCAGCTCCAGGCCCGGGTAGACCGCGGTGTAGAGCGGATCGATCCGCTCGAAGCGCAGCTCCGCGCGGG
It contains:
- a CDS encoding 4a-hydroxytetrahydrobiopterin dehydratase — its product is MAAPTKLGEKQIESALRALPGWSIRAGKLHRELRFADFSAAFGFMTRVALEAEKRDHHPEWSNVWSRVSIDLVTHESGGITERDVALAQVISELSRAGGAIS
- a CDS encoding SDR family NAD(P)-dependent oxidoreductase, producing the protein MKEVLGKVAVITGAASGIGRGMAESFAFAGMKLVLADVDADRLRSVARELEETGAEVLPVATDVSRQDEVDALARRALDAFGAVHVVCNNAGVAHGGVPTWESTLHDWEWIVGVNLMGVVHGVRTFTPILLEQGEGQIVNTASMAGLISGAGNALYGVTKHAVVALSEALFNELAAQGKPGVRVSVLCPGWINTKILESSERNQPEAVRHHLPQDRTSPEGEIRRKMVESMLASGLDPRRVGDLVLEAIRAERFWILTHPQWKSMIRHRVENILEERDPTPATGPRG
- a CDS encoding NAD(P)/FAD-dependent oxidoreductase — translated: MRFRREARRDRYDAIVVGSGLGGLSCAALLARAGRSVLVVERHDRPGGYAHSFRRNGCVFDSAVHLVGGCEPTPFEGGGLLHRVLEAVGARAELRFERIDPLYTAVYPGLELRPRLGLDEFERSHAQVFPAERKGLHDLLQECLSIQSEARRAAELASPFEVMQRPGRFPTLLRYRRATLSRVMDEHLDDARAKAAFATFWPYLGLPPQRVSFLYFATMLLSYVAEGAYYCRGSFQRLARALARSVERDGGEVLLRSSVRRISVEGGRATGIVLENGQRVAAPVVVSNADLRQTVFELVGPEHFSARFRRPLARLTPSISAFVTYLATDLDLARLGASHETFVYPDFDHEAAFGATLAGRPGWWTATVPTLADPTLAPEGTHLMTLTTLLPYGAQRDWRAEKSARVDAMIQVADSRFPGLAGSVRFAEGGTPRTLERYTRNSDGAMYGWALSPDQIGPGRPGNETPLPGLWLAGHWAQPGGGVYGVVTSGVNAARGILGVSSDAELFAALAARE